The following nucleotide sequence is from uncultured Draconibacterium sp..
ACCCCAAATTACAATTGGTATGCGCGATTGATCGGTGTAGTTGGCGCGTTTGAATTTGTAACCGGGTTGCCAGCCTTCTTTTAACGTATAAATAAAATCGCCCGAGCGGTTTTTATGGTAGGTATTATACAGCGGTTCGAACAAACCGTTGGCAGAACTTCCTTGCTCTAATTGAAATGCGGGCATTGAAACCTGCACTCCGGTAAATTGGTTAATGAAATTTGAAGATACCTCACGTAGTTCATTTAATGTTACGTTATCGCTCTTGCTGATAATATCATGGTCAAGGTACAACTGAAGATCGGAATAGTGTTCAATCCAGTTCTTTTCTCCATAAGTTATGTTGAGGTACGAAGTTAACAGAGCAATGGCACTCTCAACGTTAAAATAGTCAACCGTTAAATGAAATTCTTCCTTTAGGTATTCAACCGGGTATGATGCCGACGTGTTGGCCGTAAGGAAGAACAGAACATTGTCTTTTCCGAATTTTTTCTCGGCGGCGTCAACTAATTCGCCAATGTACTGGTCGAGATAAAGATAAGTATCCATCATTTCGAGCGAGGCCGGGCCAAATGAGTTATTCTCATAGTCCATGCTTGAAAAAACAGCTGTAACAAAATCAGTAACGTTATCGGTGCCAATTTCCTCGTTCTCTAACAAACGTAAAGTAAAATCCTTAATCATCATGTTGGCCGACGGCGTGGTTTTAAACGGCCTGAAATCGTTAGTGCGCTTTATGTATTTATTAATTGAGTGGGGGAAAGTATTAAACTCCCCAAAGTAACCCCGTTCAAGCAGGTAATCGTCGCGAAGGGATTCGGTGTAACTTGTTTCAGGCAGCAATGTTGTCCAGGTACGGTGACTGTAAACATCGGCATAATTCTCGCTGTTAAAAATCCTTACCCAATCGGGGAAAGTGCTTACATAAAACGAACTGGATATCATTCTTCCTGATTCAGTGTCGAACCAATAAGCTCCGTCTGCAGCATGACCGGCTGCAAAAACTGCAGATTCGCGGTTCAAAGCAGCACTAAATATTTTAGCTTTTCCGCCACTTAATATTTTCAGGTTGTCGGTAAGTGTTGTCGAAAGTAAATTTTTGGGCGACGCAGCACCGGCTTCGGTATCGGCACCAACTGTAAAATAATAATCATCTTCAGTACTGTCAATTTCCTTTTTCTTCAGGCGGTCGTACCATTTATTGGAAACAATTCCGTGAATCGAAGGATGAACTCCGGTGAATAGAGTTGCTGTTCCACTTGCATAGTTTTGTTCGTGTAGCGTGAGTTTTACATTTTGACAAACAGCGCCTTCCGAATAGATCTTCTTAAAACCGTTGGGTTGAAATTTATCCCAAAAACGTTGAATGTAATCCGGGCGCATATTTTCGATTACAATACCAATGACCACTTTGGGTTTGTCGCTATCAATCTGTCCGTTGTTTTGTGCCTGTGATGGGCTACTCAGAAATAAAAAAATAAAACTAAAAACTACAACTACACCTGCCTTCATGATCTAATTTGCTTTGAGCAGCCAAAAGTAAACATTTTAAGTGCTTTGTACAAAGGAAATTCGTGAAGCCGGTAAAAAAAATATCAGGTACAATATATTGTTTGTCAGAATCTTGACTGGTAGGGCTATTGCAAAAAAAAGCTGCCTGCATTCTTCCTCGTCGGAAAATGCAAACAGCTTTTATTAAATACTATTTTAATCGAATTATAATACGGCTTTTACTGCATCAGCTAATGGTGTTGTTGGCCTTCCAATCAATTTTGAAAGTTGTTTCGAGTCATCAAAAAGATCATCTTTTGAAGCTCCTGTATCCCATCCGGCAATTGCATCGGCAAACATATCGGGCAAACCAATGCTTTTCAAAATTTTAGCATATTCGCCTTCAGGAAGGTTGTTGTACGGAATAGCCTTTCCTGTTTGTTTTGATATCTCTGCAGCAAGGTCGGTTAATGTATAACTTTCATCGCCGGCCAACTCAAATTGTTTGCCTTTGTATTCTTCGTTTGTCAAAACAACAGCTGCTGCTTCTGCAAAGTCGGCGCGTGTTGCTGATGAGATTTTACCATCGCCCGCACTACCTACAAATGCTCCTGCTCCAAGTGCACCTTCAATCGATCCAGTGTAGTTTTCAGTATACCAACCGTTTCGCAAAATAGTATGCTCAATTCCTGAGTTTTTAAGCAAAGCTTCGGTTGCCAAGTGTTCGCCTGCCAAACTTAACGAAGAAGTATCGGCATGTAATAGACTAGTGTAAACAATCCAACTGATACCCGATTCTTTTGCTGCTTCAATAACATTTTTATGTTGCTGCTCGCGTTTTCCGATTTCGCTACCCGAAATCAATAATAAACGATCAATACCTTTTAATGCGTCGGCCAGTCCTTCCGGTTTTTCGTAGTCGAAAGTACGTGCTTCAACGCCAAGCTCTGCAGCTTTTTCGGGTGTGCGCACTAATGCTACAATGTTTTCTACTGCTGTTTTTTGTTTTAGTTGTTCAACAACCAATTGTCCTAATTGACCTGTTGCTCCTGTTACTCCTATTTTCATCTTATTCAAATTTTAATTGTTTATACTTAAATTATTTCTTTTGTTTCTCGCAGATTTCGTTGATTTTGGAAATTCAAATTCTACAAAAATCTGCGCAATCTGCATGCAATTTTTTTACCCGATTTTTACCGAGGTCATGGCTAATGAGCCTCCAACCGGTTCATCGTTAAAAATGCTAATTTCATCCTTTTTATCCTGCAATGCCAGTGCATAAAGTAAAGGCAAATAGTGCTCAGGCGTTGGGATTGATAACTGAAATGCCCTGCCCATTTTTGAATAGTTGATCAAATCCTGGTGGTTGCCACTCAATATCAATTCCTTCATTTTTTCGTTGGCCTCGTTAGCCCAGTCGAAGCCAAAGTTTTCATTGAGTTTGCCCCAGTGCACCATCCGTAAATTGTGCACATTGTTTCCACTGCCCACGATTAAAATTCCTTTTTCACGTAGTTTATCTAGCTCCTGTGCCAGTGCATAATGTTCCTGTGGCGTTTTTCTGTAGTCAAGGCTCAACTGTATCACCGGAACATCGGCCTCAGGGTACATGTGCCGGATAACCGACCAGGCTCCATGATCGAGTCCCCACTTATC
It contains:
- a CDS encoding alkaline phosphatase family protein, with the translated sequence MKAGVVVVFSFIFLFLSSPSQAQNNGQIDSDKPKVVIGIVIENMRPDYIQRFWDKFQPNGFKKIYSEGAVCQNVKLTLHEQNYASGTATLFTGVHPSIHGIVSNKWYDRLKKKEIDSTEDDYYFTVGADTEAGAASPKNLLSTTLTDNLKILSGGKAKIFSAALNRESAVFAAGHAADGAYWFDTESGRMISSSFYVSTFPDWVRIFNSENYADVYSHRTWTTLLPETSYTESLRDDYLLERGYFGEFNTFPHSINKYIKRTNDFRPFKTTPSANMMIKDFTLRLLENEEIGTDNVTDFVTAVFSSMDYENNSFGPASLEMMDTYLYLDQYIGELVDAAEKKFGKDNVLFFLTANTSASYPVEYLKEEFHLTVDYFNVESAIALLTSYLNITYGEKNWIEHYSDLQLYLDHDIISKSDNVTLNELREVSSNFINQFTGVQVSMPAFQLEQGSSANGLFEPLYNTYHKNRSGDFIYTLKEGWQPGYKFKRANYTDQSRIPIVIWGKNIKAQQISTTHNAVDLVPTLAELISVPIPDKCQGKIIKEVLDTK
- a CDS encoding SDR family oxidoreductase, whose amino-acid sequence is MKIGVTGATGQLGQLVVEQLKQKTAVENIVALVRTPEKAAELGVEARTFDYEKPEGLADALKGIDRLLLISGSEIGKREQQHKNVIEAAKESGISWIVYTSLLHADTSSLSLAGEHLATEALLKNSGIEHTILRNGWYTENYTGSIEGALGAGAFVGSAGDGKISSATRADFAEAAAVVLTNEEYKGKQFELAGDESYTLTDLAAEISKQTGKAIPYNNLPEGEYAKILKSIGLPDMFADAIAGWDTGASKDDLFDDSKQLSKLIGRPTTPLADAVKAVL
- the ygiD gene encoding 4,5-DOPA dioxygenase extradiol, coding for MERKQFIKTVMAAVPLTVAGMKLNALNKITESLENTPKMPVLFLGHGSPMNAITENEFVQGFRKVSSEIEKPKAIVVVSAHWETQGTRVTAMEQPSTIHDFGGFPQELYEVQYPAPGMPQLAKDVKDIVQTTPVHLDDKWGLDHGAWSVIRHMYPEADVPVIQLSLDYRKTPQEHYALAQELDKLREKGILIVGSGNNVHNLRMVHWGKLNENFGFDWANEANEKMKELILSGNHQDLINYSKMGRAFQLSIPTPEHYLPLLYALALQDKKDEISIFNDEPVGGSLAMTSVKIG